A stretch of Flavobacteriales bacterium DNA encodes these proteins:
- a CDS encoding superoxide dismutase, producing MAFELPPLPYAYDALEPHIDARTMEIHHSKHHAGYTNNLNNAIAGTDLEGKSIEEIIVAGFDNTAVRNNGGGYFNHDLFWKVMSPNGGGQPSGELGDAINSVFGSFDAFKDTFSKAAATRFGSGWAWLCVKDGKLEVCSTANQDNPLMPNVGCSGTPILGLDVWEHAYYLKFQNKRPDYIATFFNVINWDEVSKRYAAAK from the coding sequence CACATATTGATGCGCGCACCATGGAGATCCATCACAGCAAGCATCATGCAGGCTACACGAACAACTTGAATAACGCCATTGCGGGCACCGACCTCGAGGGGAAATCCATCGAGGAGATCATTGTGGCTGGGTTTGACAATACGGCCGTTAGAAACAACGGTGGCGGTTACTTCAACCACGATCTGTTCTGGAAAGTGATGTCACCGAACGGTGGCGGTCAGCCATCTGGAGAATTGGGCGATGCCATCAATTCGGTATTTGGTTCTTTCGATGCTTTCAAAGACACTTTCAGCAAAGCTGCTGCTACCCGATTCGGCTCTGGATGGGCTTGGCTTTGCGTGAAAGATGGAAAGTTGGAAGTGTGCAGCACCGCCAATCAGGACAATCCGTTGATGCCAAATGTTGGATGTAGCGGAACACCTATTCTTGGATTGGATGTTTGGGAACACGCTTACTACCTGAAGTTTCAGAACAAGCGACCAGATTACATTGCCACGTTCTTCAATGTGATCAACTGGGATGAGGTTTCTAAGCGCTACGCAGCTGCGAAATAA